In the genome of Opitutia bacterium KCR 482, one region contains:
- a CDS encoding STAS domain-containing protein, with product MGEETKYLVRICGKTAMLAVAGKAGYLNCRSAGEFFASAVEKGCTKVLVQLEKCTGMDSTFLGMIAGVALKLKKSDGELLLLNLNERNRELVENLGIARLVKISDGSIDANLGDTLPSASAPTSAILDAHQNLVDADAANLAKFEDVISFLKKENKA from the coding sequence ATGGGTGAAGAAACAAAATATCTCGTTAGAATTTGCGGCAAAACCGCAATGCTGGCGGTTGCGGGAAAGGCTGGCTATCTGAACTGCCGAAGCGCGGGGGAATTCTTCGCGTCGGCGGTCGAAAAGGGCTGTACGAAAGTGCTTGTCCAGCTCGAAAAATGCACGGGCATGGACAGCACGTTTCTGGGAATGATTGCGGGTGTGGCGTTGAAACTCAAAAAGTCGGACGGCGAACTGCTGCTGCTCAACCTCAACGAACGCAACCGCGAACTCGTGGAAAACCTCGGAATAGCAAGGCTCGTAAAAATCTCGGACGGCTCGATTGACGCGAACCTCGGCGACACCCTGCCGTCGGCGTCCGCGCCGACCTCGGCGATTCTCGACGCGCACCAAAACCTCGTTGACGCCGACGCCGCAAACCTAGCGAAATTCGAGGACGTAATAAGCTTCTTGAAAAAGGAAAACAAGGCGTGA
- the acnA gene encoding aconitate hydratase AcnA, producing MKNPLNTLKKFASEEGGAKGYIYSLKELEKSGFDVSRLPVGIKIVLESVLRNCDGNRATEADVKKLAAWNAANPGDYEVPFVVSRIVLQDFTGVPLLVDLAAMRDAAAKQGKDPAVVEPLVPVDLVVDHSVQMDCAGVPEAFEKNLEKEFERNRERYEFLKWGQQAFKTFSVVPPSTGIIHQINMEYLARLVFEGKEDGETIFYPDTLVGTDSHTTMINGLGVVGWGVGGIEAEAGMLGQPVYFKVPEVVGVHVSGELAEGVMATDLALFVTQMLRKEKVVGKFVEFFGEGARKLSLADRTTIANMAPEYGATMGYFPVDETTLEYLRLSGRSEKQIALVRDYFKEQGIFGIPLKGECDYTKTLELDLSKVKPAIAGPKRPQDRIELADVKKSFETFIAETKGKKSAEAETSKGKIGDGSVLIAAITSCTNTSNPSVMVAAGLVAKKAAELGIKPPKYVKTTIAPGSRVVSDYLESAGLQKYLDMLGFNLAGYGCATCIGNSGPIDDEISEAVKANDLACASVLSGNRNFEARVHALLKANYLMSPPLVVAFAIAGRIDIDFDREPLAKTPDGKDVYLSDIWPSSREVAETVAKNVKSEMFKKRYSDMRGPDRWQKIESSAGSVYKWNPDSTYIQNPPFFEEFTMGAPKIAGLQNLRPLAILGDSVTTDHISPAGAIRPDGPAGKYLREHGVEQKDFNSYGSRRGNDRVMTRGTFANVRIKNKMAGGVEGGYTKIDGAGENVSIFDAAEEYRKRGEGLIVFGGIDYGMGSSRDWAAKGTKLLGVRAVVAKSFERIHRSNLVGMGVLPYEFTNGEDAASLGIDGTETFTIDGEIKPAAKATLKITKPDGSVKTAELLLRVDTPIEVDFYKEAGILPYVLKKILNK from the coding sequence ATGAAAAATCCGCTCAATACACTGAAAAAGTTTGCGTCGGAAGAAGGCGGCGCAAAGGGTTATATATACAGCCTCAAAGAGCTTGAAAAATCGGGCTTCGACGTGTCGAGACTGCCCGTGGGCATAAAGATTGTGCTCGAAAGCGTGCTCAGAAACTGCGACGGCAACCGCGCCACGGAAGCCGACGTCAAAAAGCTCGCGGCGTGGAACGCGGCAAACCCCGGCGACTACGAAGTACCATTCGTTGTTTCGAGAATCGTTTTGCAGGACTTCACCGGCGTTCCGCTGCTCGTAGACCTCGCGGCAATGCGCGACGCCGCCGCAAAACAGGGCAAAGACCCCGCGGTGGTCGAGCCGCTCGTGCCCGTGGACTTGGTCGTCGACCACTCGGTGCAGATGGACTGCGCGGGAGTCCCCGAAGCTTTCGAAAAGAACCTCGAAAAGGAGTTCGAGCGCAACCGCGAAAGATACGAATTCCTCAAATGGGGGCAGCAGGCGTTCAAGACGTTTTCGGTCGTGCCGCCCTCGACGGGCATTATCCACCAAATCAACATGGAGTACCTTGCGCGGCTCGTCTTTGAGGGCAAAGAGGACGGCGAAACAATCTTCTACCCCGACACGCTCGTAGGCACGGACTCGCACACAACGATGATTAACGGGCTTGGCGTCGTAGGCTGGGGCGTCGGCGGAATCGAGGCGGAAGCGGGCATGCTCGGACAGCCCGTGTACTTCAAAGTGCCCGAAGTTGTGGGCGTGCACGTTTCGGGCGAACTGGCGGAGGGCGTCATGGCGACGGACCTCGCGCTGTTCGTTACGCAAATGCTCAGAAAGGAAAAGGTCGTGGGCAAATTCGTGGAATTCTTCGGCGAAGGCGCAAGAAAGCTGTCTCTTGCCGACAGAACGACAATCGCCAACATGGCTCCCGAATACGGCGCGACAATGGGCTACTTCCCCGTTGACGAAACGACGCTCGAATACCTGCGCCTGAGCGGCAGAAGCGAAAAGCAAATCGCGCTCGTCCGCGACTACTTCAAGGAACAGGGAATCTTCGGCATACCGCTCAAAGGCGAGTGCGACTACACAAAAACGCTCGAACTTGACCTCTCGAAAGTGAAGCCCGCAATCGCGGGCCCGAAGCGCCCGCAGGACAGAATCGAGCTTGCCGACGTCAAAAAATCGTTCGAAACTTTCATCGCCGAAACAAAAGGCAAAAAGTCCGCAGAAGCCGAAACCTCGAAAGGCAAAATCGGCGACGGCAGCGTGCTCATCGCGGCGATAACAAGCTGCACAAACACGTCGAACCCCTCTGTTATGGTAGCGGCGGGTCTTGTGGCTAAAAAGGCGGCGGAACTCGGAATCAAGCCGCCGAAATACGTCAAGACCACAATCGCCCCCGGCTCGCGCGTGGTGTCCGACTATCTCGAATCGGCGGGGCTTCAAAAGTACCTCGACATGCTCGGCTTCAACCTCGCGGGCTACGGCTGCGCAACCTGCATAGGCAACTCGGGGCCGATTGACGACGAAATTTCCGAAGCGGTAAAGGCAAACGACCTCGCATGCGCAAGCGTGCTTTCGGGCAACAGAAACTTCGAAGCGCGCGTGCACGCGCTCCTCAAAGCGAACTACCTCATGAGCCCGCCGCTCGTCGTGGCGTTCGCAATCGCAGGCAGAATCGACATCGACTTCGACAGGGAGCCGCTCGCAAAAACGCCCGACGGCAAAGACGTGTACCTCTCCGACATTTGGCCGTCCTCGCGCGAAGTCGCCGAAACGGTCGCAAAGAACGTCAAGAGCGAGATGTTCAAAAAACGCTACTCCGACATGCGCGGGCCCGACCGCTGGCAGAAAATCGAAAGCTCGGCGGGAAGCGTCTACAAGTGGAATCCCGACAGCACCTACATTCAGAACCCGCCGTTCTTCGAAGAGTTCACAATGGGCGCGCCGAAAATCGCGGGACTGCAAAACCTGCGCCCGCTCGCAATCCTCGGAGATTCGGTCACGACCGACCACATCTCGCCCGCGGGCGCAATCCGCCCCGACGGCCCCGCGGGCAAATACCTGCGCGAACACGGCGTGGAACAAAAGGACTTCAACTCCTACGGATCGAGACGCGGCAACGACAGAGTCATGACGCGCGGCACTTTCGCGAACGTCCGCATAAAAAACAAAATGGCGGGCGGCGTCGAAGGCGGCTACACGAAAATCGACGGCGCGGGCGAAAACGTGTCAATCTTCGACGCGGCGGAGGAATACCGCAAGCGCGGCGAAGGGCTGATTGTTTTCGGCGGAATAGACTACGGCATGGGAAGCTCGCGCGACTGGGCGGCAAAGGGAACGAAGCTGCTCGGAGTGAGGGCGGTTGTGGCGAAGTCTTTCGAAAGAATCCACCGCAGCAATCTCGTGGGAATGGGAGTTCTGCCCTACGAATTCACAAACGGCGAAGACGCTGCGTCGCTGGGAATAGACGGAACGGAAACGTTCACGATAGATGGCGAAATCAAGCCCGCCGCAAAGGCGACGCTCAAAATAACGAAGCCCGACGGCTCGGTGAAAACCGCCGAACTGCTCCTGCGCGTGGACACGCCGATTGAAGTGGATTTCTATAAGGAGGCGGGCATTCTGCCATACGTCCTGAAAAAAATCCTTAACAAATAA
- a CDS encoding transporter associated domain-containing protein has product MSPVWQIALCASLALAATAAGSCLAAASVAVAAYKFANLNKPEKPKLSGAAKYCVLNSEKTASVVSLGRRFLFAVGTVMAYFAADGMDELVCGARPSTFSGAAIAVAAALAVLFVQYAVFDIPAMRLGRNFPEKTMAKLGGAMYAAFAVFLPFEFLSRRLGARLLPKKLKDLEVGFDYIDVEMMLRAEENDAEAITPYTGKIVKNAFKLQELDASDVMLPRSQVVYLDTECSNAENVARATESNHTRYPLCKDDLDNCFGIVHIKDIFINGGVANPDAIDFMKIRRETFRVRENDKLESALAKLLKYRLHMALVEDEFGGVIGVLTLDAALGELVGKIRDEFDRSRTSDIKALGRKKYLVRGRATLRSVEDFLDVDFDTDEVSTFGGLITFLLGRFPEKGERLYLKEQRMRIRIDTVEDKLVGECTVEIEDAEKNED; this is encoded by the coding sequence ATGTCGCCCGTCTGGCAGATAGCGTTGTGCGCGTCGCTTGCGCTGGCGGCGACGGCGGCGGGCTCGTGCCTCGCGGCGGCGTCGGTTGCGGTGGCGGCGTACAAATTCGCGAACCTCAACAAGCCCGAAAAGCCCAAGCTTTCGGGCGCGGCGAAGTACTGCGTGCTGAACTCCGAAAAGACGGCGTCGGTCGTCTCGCTCGGCCGCAGGTTTCTGTTCGCTGTGGGCACGGTCATGGCGTACTTCGCGGCGGACGGAATGGACGAGCTTGTCTGCGGAGCTCGCCCCTCCACGTTTTCGGGCGCGGCAATCGCGGTGGCGGCTGCGTTGGCGGTGCTGTTCGTGCAGTACGCGGTGTTCGACATTCCCGCAATGCGGCTGGGGCGCAACTTCCCCGAAAAGACGATGGCGAAACTCGGGGGCGCAATGTACGCTGCGTTCGCGGTTTTTCTGCCTTTCGAATTCCTGTCGAGACGACTGGGGGCAAGACTCCTGCCGAAAAAGCTCAAAGACCTCGAAGTCGGCTTCGACTACATCGACGTTGAAATGATGCTCCGCGCCGAAGAAAACGACGCGGAGGCAATCACGCCCTACACGGGGAAAATCGTAAAAAACGCCTTCAAATTGCAGGAGCTTGACGCAAGCGACGTAATGCTGCCGCGAAGCCAGGTTGTGTACCTCGACACCGAATGCTCGAACGCCGAAAACGTCGCGCGGGCGACGGAGTCGAACCACACGCGCTACCCGCTCTGCAAGGACGACCTCGACAACTGCTTCGGGATTGTCCACATCAAGGACATTTTCATAAACGGCGGCGTGGCGAACCCCGACGCGATAGACTTCATGAAAATCCGCCGCGAGACGTTCCGCGTGAGGGAGAACGACAAGCTCGAAAGCGCGCTCGCAAAGCTTCTGAAATACAGGCTGCACATGGCTCTGGTGGAGGACGAATTCGGCGGGGTCATCGGGGTGCTTACGCTCGACGCCGCGCTCGGAGAGCTTGTCGGGAAAATCCGCGACGAGTTCGACCGCTCGCGCACAAGCGACATCAAGGCCCTCGGACGCAAAAAATACCTCGTGCGCGGACGCGCCACACTCAGAAGCGTGGAGGACTTTCTCGACGTAGATTTCGATACCGACGAAGTCTCCACTTTCGGCGGTTTGATTACTTTTTTGCTTGGCAGATTCCCCGAAAAAGGCGAACGTCTCTACTTGAAGGAACAGCGCATGCGTATCAGAATCGACACCGTCGAAGACAAGCTCGTCGGGGAATGCACGGTCGAGATTGAGGACGCCGAAAAAAACGAAGATTAG
- the hisC gene encoding histidinol-phosphate transaminase, producing the protein MKLENTVKSQIKNLPVYETGKPIEYVAREFGLDPDGILKMASNENPLGPSPKAVAAVSKHLETLNYYPDGGCYELRQKLAKKWGLQPSQFAFGNGSNELLEFIAQCFVDRGDETVFGAQSFIVYKLATIFMGGKCVAVPMPNLKYDLDALRDAVSDKTKIVFMTNPNNPTGCVVKQSEVENFVRSLPEHVVFCYDEAYTEYQDEQVDLRPLIAEGRNVICLRTFSKIYGLAGLRIGYSYSSEELAGYINRVREPFNVNSLAQVGALAALDDTEFVEESRRVNNAGRKQFVEAFERLGFEYYSDGANFVMVKVENAPDVFVQMQKRGVIVRPNVGYGLPEWLRITIGKPEQNERCIDELSKFAK; encoded by the coding sequence ATGAAGCTTGAAAATACGGTAAAATCGCAAATCAAAAACCTGCCCGTTTACGAAACGGGAAAACCAATCGAATACGTCGCGCGGGAGTTCGGGCTTGACCCCGACGGAATTTTGAAAATGGCGTCCAACGAAAACCCCCTCGGCCCGTCGCCCAAGGCGGTCGCGGCGGTATCAAAGCACCTCGAAACGCTCAACTACTACCCCGACGGCGGCTGCTACGAGCTGCGCCAGAAACTCGCAAAAAAGTGGGGCTTGCAACCCTCGCAGTTCGCTTTCGGAAACGGCTCGAACGAGCTTCTCGAATTCATAGCGCAGTGCTTTGTGGACAGGGGCGACGAAACCGTCTTCGGCGCGCAGTCGTTCATCGTCTACAAACTGGCGACCATTTTCATGGGCGGCAAATGCGTCGCCGTGCCCATGCCCAACCTAAAATACGACCTCGACGCCCTGCGCGACGCCGTGAGCGACAAAACGAAAATCGTTTTCATGACAAACCCCAACAACCCCACGGGCTGCGTCGTGAAGCAGTCGGAAGTGGAAAACTTTGTGCGCTCTCTCCCCGAACACGTCGTGTTCTGCTACGACGAAGCCTACACGGAATATCAGGACGAACAGGTTGACTTGCGCCCGCTCATCGCGGAGGGCCGCAATGTAATCTGCCTGCGCACGTTCTCGAAAATCTACGGCTTGGCGGGGCTTAGAATAGGCTACTCGTACTCGTCGGAAGAGCTTGCGGGCTACATCAACAGAGTGCGCGAGCCCTTCAACGTAAACAGCCTTGCGCAGGTAGGCGCGCTGGCGGCTCTCGACGACACCGAATTTGTGGAGGAAAGCAGGCGCGTGAACAACGCGGGCAGAAAGCAGTTTGTGGAGGCTTTCGAAAGGCTAGGCTTCGAATACTATTCGGACGGCGCGAATTTCGTAATGGTAAAAGTGGAAAACGCGCCCGACGTGTTTGTGCAGATGCAAAAGCGCGGGGTAATCGTGCGCCCGAACGTCGGCTACGGACTGCCCGAATGGCTGCGAATCACAATCGGCAAGCCCGAACAGAACGAGCGCTGCATAGACGAACTTTCGAAATTCGCAAAATAG
- a CDS encoding Fic family protein, whose amino-acid sequence MSILDEILGFLHYNPDSTRSEIAENLANPPSPSSMKRLLSDAVENGMIAIDGRGRASRYSITPKAHLLRTYDVDEYFKKEIDERTVQTSFNFDLLENLLPKVELFSGDEMRRLDALQRKFTENISKISADSYNAEMERLGIDLSWKSSQIEGNTYSLLETERLLRERKQADGKSREEAIMLLNHKEALRFLLENPDYLQSLSVSRIEDVHSILVRDLNVERNIRRSRVGITGTNYRPLDNDFQIRKAMELACNLINGRKNVFERSMLSVLLLSYIQPFADGNKRTSRIVGNAVLIAEKCCPLSFRSVDSLKYKEAVLVFYEQNNISAFKKIFIDQYDFAVNTYF is encoded by the coding sequence ATGTCGATTTTAGATGAAATCTTAGGGTTTCTCCACTACAATCCCGATTCTACAAGGTCGGAGATAGCGGAAAACCTCGCAAACCCGCCGAGTCCTTCGAGCATGAAGCGTCTTTTGTCGGACGCCGTAGAAAACGGCATGATTGCTATTGACGGGCGCGGGCGGGCGTCGCGCTATAGCATAACGCCGAAAGCCCACCTGTTGCGCACCTACGACGTAGACGAGTATTTCAAAAAGGAAATCGACGAGCGCACGGTTCAGACGTCGTTCAACTTCGATTTGCTCGAAAACCTTTTGCCCAAAGTGGAGCTTTTCAGCGGCGACGAAATGCGCCGTCTCGACGCCCTGCAACGGAAGTTCACGGAGAACATTTCGAAAATTTCGGCGGACTCCTACAACGCGGAAATGGAGCGGCTCGGCATAGATTTGAGCTGGAAGTCGTCTCAAATAGAGGGCAACACGTATTCGCTTTTGGAGACCGAGCGGCTTTTGCGCGAGCGCAAGCAGGCGGACGGGAAAAGCCGCGAAGAGGCTATCATGCTTTTAAACCACAAAGAGGCGCTGCGCTTTCTTCTCGAAAATCCCGACTATTTGCAGTCGCTTTCCGTAAGCCGAATCGAAGACGTGCACAGCATTCTTGTGCGCGACTTGAACGTAGAGCGCAATATCCGCAGGAGCAGGGTGGGAATCACCGGCACGAATTACAGACCGCTCGACAACGACTTCCAGATAAGGAAGGCGATGGAGCTTGCGTGCAATCTGATAAACGGGCGCAAAAACGTTTTCGAAAGGTCGATGTTGTCGGTTTTGCTGCTGTCGTATATCCAGCCGTTTGCGGACGGCAACAAGCGCACTTCGCGGATTGTGGGCAACGCTGTTTTGATTGCCGAAAAATGCTGTCCGCTGTCGTTTAGAAGCGTCGATTCGCTCAAATACAAGGAGGCGGTTCTGGTGTTCTATGAGCAAAACAACATAAGCGCGTTCAAAAAAATATTCATCGACCAGTACGATTTTGCCGTGAACACTTATTTTTGA
- a CDS encoding SDR family oxidoreductase yields the protein MLIFCTGATGLVGYNFIKAASEAGHRVVAVSHSHGLPQFKGVEQMKIDLADTAAVQRAVLDAFPEMVVNCAAISSPADVDAKPELAEKMNTVLPETLAILAKHVNARLIHISTDMVFDGSCPPYKNTDVPMPATLYGTTKLMAEKRVLKICAPSSVVLRLSHVSGNSLTTKRSLHEKLLRSWAAGKPVSARTDEIKCPLSASRLADLLCELCERPNVSGIYHYAGLEPVSRYDMAARIAKHFGLDPQKYVVPTTGDRRVDLTMDMSCLAARVKTRSCMFDELFDEMRVPADVEDWLKAEGKLPVKRFKL from the coding sequence ATGCTGATTTTCTGTACGGGCGCGACTGGGCTTGTCGGCTACAATTTCATAAAGGCGGCGTCGGAGGCGGGGCACCGCGTCGTTGCGGTTTCGCATTCGCACGGGCTTCCGCAGTTCAAGGGGGTCGAACAAATGAAAATCGACCTCGCCGACACCGCGGCTGTTCAACGCGCGGTTCTCGACGCGTTCCCCGAAATGGTCGTAAACTGCGCGGCGATTTCAAGCCCCGCAGACGTGGACGCAAAGCCCGAACTCGCCGAGAAAATGAACACGGTGCTCCCCGAAACTTTGGCGATCCTCGCCAAGCACGTCAACGCGCGCCTGATTCACATTTCGACCGACATGGTTTTCGACGGCTCGTGCCCGCCCTACAAAAATACCGACGTTCCCATGCCAGCAACCCTCTACGGCACAACGAAGCTCATGGCGGAAAAGCGGGTTCTGAAAATCTGCGCGCCGTCGAGCGTCGTGTTGCGCCTAAGCCACGTCAGCGGAAACAGCCTCACTACAAAACGCTCGCTGCACGAAAAGCTTTTGCGCTCTTGGGCGGCGGGAAAGCCCGTATCGGCGCGGACGGACGAAATCAAGTGCCCGCTTTCCGCGTCGAGGCTCGCCGACCTGCTTTGCGAGCTTTGCGAACGCCCGAACGTCAGCGGCATTTACCACTACGCGGGGCTTGAACCCGTCAGCCGCTACGACATGGCCGCGCGCATCGCAAAGCACTTCGGGCTTGACCCGCAAAAATACGTCGTGCCGACAACGGGCGACAGGCGCGTAGATTTGACCATGGACATGTCGTGCCTTGCCGCCCGCGTGAAAACGCGCTCGTGCATGTTCGACGAACTTTTCGACGAAATGCGCGTGCCCGCCGACGTCGAAGACTGGCTCAAAGCCGAGGGAAAGCTGCCCGTCAAACGCTTCAAACTGTGA
- a CDS encoding serine hydrolase → MARDSKTSALSGLFAAFALLAFSACFARAEVSAQNLSGAALKPLAESFRAGLAKCGAKSGAVCAAARGRIIFGADFSEGSGRVYPLGNTSQPLLSLMLAAMESDGELAADWRVARHCSYFKPADSPATFDDLLSMRAGFEPYADSLVPPDADAFEFFGIAAQLPRAANGFFARSRASAALAGYAMAYVSDKKSRNLKKAFAACAKKYLFEPLEFSSPRFASFDKPDFPATAFALTVPDCAKWLECETADSPKIATRAALDSRRNPRDSDCKFGGGWTSSTECGVSFRVSADYFEGCANVVAVFPAERVAVAFFAASRDAKGAAKLCADSLSQFVKILSNAQ, encoded by the coding sequence ATGGCGCGTGATTCGAAAACGTCGGCGTTGTCGGGGCTTTTTGCGGCTTTCGCGCTTCTTGCGTTCTCCGCGTGTTTTGCGCGGGCGGAGGTGTCGGCGCAAAACCTTTCGGGCGCGGCTTTGAAGCCGCTTGCGGAGTCTTTCCGCGCGGGGCTTGCAAAGTGCGGCGCAAAGTCGGGCGCGGTTTGCGCGGCGGCTCGCGGGCGGATAATTTTCGGCGCGGATTTTTCGGAGGGAAGCGGGCGCGTCTACCCGCTCGGAAACACGTCCCAGCCTCTGCTTTCGCTTATGCTGGCGGCGATGGAATCCGACGGAGAATTGGCGGCGGACTGGCGCGTCGCGCGGCACTGCTCGTATTTCAAGCCCGCCGACAGCCCCGCGACTTTCGACGACCTTCTCTCCATGCGGGCGGGCTTCGAGCCTTACGCCGATTCGCTCGTTCCGCCCGACGCCGACGCGTTCGAATTTTTCGGAATCGCAGCCCAGTTGCCCCGCGCCGCAAACGGTTTCTTCGCGAGGTCGCGAGCAAGCGCGGCTTTGGCGGGCTACGCAATGGCGTATGTTTCCGACAAGAAATCGCGCAATCTGAAAAAGGCGTTCGCCGCGTGCGCAAAAAAATACCTCTTCGAGCCGCTTGAATTTTCGTCGCCGCGCTTCGCGTCTTTCGACAAGCCCGACTTCCCCGCGACCGCGTTCGCGCTGACCGTTCCCGACTGCGCAAAATGGCTCGAATGCGAAACCGCCGACAGCCCGAAAATCGCGACCCGCGCCGCGCTGGACTCTCGCCGCAACCCTCGCGATTCCGACTGCAAATTCGGCGGCGGCTGGACTTCCTCGACCGAATGCGGCGTCTCGTTCCGCGTGTCGGCGGACTACTTCGAGGGCTGCGCGAACGTCGTTGCGGTGTTCCCCGCCGAGCGCGTCGCGGTGGCGTTTTTCGCCGCCTCGCGCGACGCAAAGGGCGCGGCGAAACTCTGCGCCGACTCGCTTTCGCAATTCGTAAAAATTCTTTCAAACGCACAATGA
- a CDS encoding substrate-binding domain-containing protein codes for MKTDFFKSVLLFVSAAFALPAFGSLKFAFVAPDALTPQNAAVFNGMRDAFAELQSRYGKTFEVEYIDARLSAENQAKQLGGAYIGGFAGAVVLPVECAKPLSEKISALADRGFPVALVGSDMPESKRLCFVGDDRDSFGKILSGLIAELSRGKKFSLFCYFRGAPSADIPPTDTAEISALLGGAMPLDAYKEAVSKYNPKLVSADYYSVYARQNSVEIMRRDDYGELFFSPYLLADMQPIKRDSDRLFAVCVGAVPQLERYLADSSVNACVFGDYYGWGYFAARALAEKAVGKSNPEKEVRLLKPLVATPKNLNSFISDWKRWIK; via the coding sequence ATGAAAACCGACTTTTTTAAATCAGTTCTGCTCTTCGTTTCCGCCGCTTTCGCGCTTCCGGCGTTCGGCTCTTTGAAATTCGCGTTCGTTGCTCCCGACGCCCTCACGCCGCAAAATGCCGCCGTCTTCAACGGCATGCGCGACGCGTTTGCGGAGCTTCAATCGCGCTACGGAAAAACCTTCGAGGTCGAGTACATCGACGCCCGCCTCTCCGCCGAAAACCAGGCAAAACAGCTCGGCGGGGCGTATATAGGCGGCTTTGCGGGCGCGGTCGTTCTGCCCGTAGAATGCGCGAAGCCGCTTTCCGAAAAAATTTCCGCGCTGGCGGACAGGGGCTTTCCCGTAGCGCTCGTAGGCTCGGACATGCCCGAATCGAAACGCCTGTGCTTTGTAGGCGACGACCGCGACTCTTTCGGGAAAATTCTTTCCGGGCTTATCGCCGAGCTTTCGCGCGGAAAAAAATTCTCGCTTTTCTGCTATTTCAGGGGCGCGCCGTCCGCCGACATTCCGCCGACCGACACCGCCGAAATCTCCGCGCTTTTGGGCGGCGCAATGCCGCTCGACGCGTACAAAGAGGCGGTTTCGAAATACAATCCCAAGCTTGTCTCCGCCGACTACTACTCGGTTTACGCGCGGCAAAATTCCGTGGAAATCATGCGGCGCGACGACTACGGCGAGCTGTTTTTCAGCCCCTATTTGCTCGCCGACATGCAGCCCATTAAGCGCGATTCCGACAGGCTTTTCGCTGTTTGCGTAGGCGCGGTTCCGCAGCTTGAACGCTATCTTGCCGACTCCTCCGTCAACGCGTGCGTTTTCGGCGACTACTACGGCTGGGGCTATTTTGCGGCGCGCGCACTCGCGGAAAAGGCGGTCGGGAAAAGCAATCCCGAAAAAGAAGTGCGCTTGTTGAAGCCGCTCGTTGCGACCCCAAAAAATCTCAACTCATTCATCTCAGATTGGAAACGCTGGATAAAGTAG
- a CDS encoding TorF family putative porin, which translates to MKKFAYITMMVASAVSAFGQADVESSSASVASTLAGGASAVRDIAPEMSLSLLSVSASVGYESQYMFRGEKFAGHSIQPKVEFAYPVYGFDIYAGAWANTPVEGNKGGLTEIDIYGGVNYYYKSMRLDVGYILYYYPDSDQTHNKLSRDMEVYVGGAFDTSAYLDGINLNPSAYYFYNWILKQQVVEISLSYSIPVGEQLLDDARFTLPVSVYGGYLTSGRKNGDNGSPDSGVSYFYWGVSGDIAFAITDYCTISGGIRYSMREGGNEGDPVDHYPLQGRENNLWFGGKVDFGF; encoded by the coding sequence ATGAAAAAATTTGCGTATATAACGATGATGGTAGCGTCGGCGGTGTCGGCGTTTGGTCAGGCCGATGTTGAGTCGTCTTCGGCGTCGGTTGCGTCAACGCTTGCGGGCGGCGCGTCGGCGGTTCGCGACATTGCTCCCGAGATGTCGCTGTCGCTTTTGAGCGTGTCGGCGTCGGTTGGGTACGAATCGCAGTACATGTTCCGCGGCGAGAAGTTCGCGGGGCATTCAATCCAGCCGAAAGTAGAGTTTGCATACCCCGTGTACGGCTTCGACATCTACGCGGGCGCGTGGGCTAACACCCCCGTTGAGGGCAACAAGGGCGGGCTTACGGAAATCGACATTTACGGCGGCGTGAATTACTATTATAAGTCGATGCGCCTCGATGTCGGGTATATCCTCTACTACTATCCCGACTCCGACCAGACCCATAACAAGCTTTCGCGCGACATGGAAGTTTACGTCGGCGGCGCGTTCGACACCTCCGCATACCTCGACGGAATCAACCTCAACCCCTCCGCGTACTATTTCTACAACTGGATTCTCAAACAGCAGGTTGTCGAAATCTCGCTTTCGTACAGCATTCCCGTTGGCGAGCAGCTGCTCGACGACGCGCGTTTCACGCTTCCCGTCAGCGTCTACGGCGGCTACTTGACGTCGGGCAGAAAGAACGGCGACAACGGCAGCCCCGACAGCGGCGTTTCCTATTTCTACTGGGGCGTCAGCGGCGACATCGCTTTCGCCATTACCGACTATTGCACAATCAGCGGCGGTATCCGCTATTCGATGCGCGAGGGCGGCAACGAGGGCGACCCCGTAGACCACTACCCCTTGCAGGGCAGGGAAAACAACCTCTGGTTCGGCGGCAAAGTCGATTTCGGCTTCTAA